From one Pedobacter faecalis genomic stretch:
- a CDS encoding DUF6265 family protein — MKYVYLFILLSFAGLMPQGTQAQSATKGSFSDISFIQGHWTAKTASGQDIEAVWLAPKPDHMVGFMRMMRVDKIDLYEILAYEYTDNRLISMVKHFKPGLIGQEEKDKQDRYAFVEASKDRAVFQKEGGEMRVLYEKRGDKQFAIAIGNPKDGKYSYNDLFLFSKVAK; from the coding sequence ATGAAATACGTATATCTTTTTATTCTACTATCGTTTGCGGGGCTAATGCCTCAGGGCACTCAGGCGCAAAGTGCCACTAAAGGATCATTCTCTGACATCAGCTTTATTCAGGGGCACTGGACTGCCAAAACGGCAAGCGGCCAGGATATAGAGGCCGTATGGCTGGCACCCAAGCCTGATCATATGGTTGGCTTTATGCGGATGATGCGTGTCGACAAGATTGATTTGTATGAAATACTTGCGTACGAATATACCGACAACCGCCTGATTTCTATGGTGAAGCATTTTAAACCAGGACTGATAGGACAGGAGGAAAAAGATAAGCAGGACCGTTATGCTTTTGTGGAGGCAAGCAAAGACCGCGCGGTGTTTCAGAAAGAAGGCGGAGAGATGCGCGTACTATATGAGAAGCGTGGCGACAAGCAGTTTGCCATTGCTATTGGCAATCCTAAAGATGGAAAGTACAGTTATAACGACCTGTTTCTGTTTAGCAAGGTAGCTAAATAA
- a CDS encoding DUF3298 and DUF4163 domain-containing protein, whose translation MKKILSLCMFGLLAIAACNNTSQPDQAASLSQDTLRYDSVKVYAKNPVSADTNYTDTAKAVIVYPVLADKKINQLLEQHVAATIGNDIKYSGYQDIAQQFMQQYETDRAANKDRRFTWFMGMNMTVQLNKPELISILNTYFYYQGGAHPNTVFLSYNISPASGQLLTLDSLLVPGKRQELESLAEQVFRKDEGLKPTETLAGRYFFIDDRFALTKTFTFNESGIIFTYSPYEIKPYAAGKTDLHIPLKDLEGLIRPEYLSQLAAH comes from the coding sequence ATGAAAAAAATCCTGTCCCTATGCATGTTTGGTTTGCTTGCTATTGCAGCATGTAACAACACCAGCCAACCCGACCAGGCGGCCTCCCTGTCGCAAGACACCCTTCGTTACGATTCGGTAAAAGTGTATGCAAAGAACCCTGTATCGGCCGACACAAATTATACGGACACCGCAAAGGCAGTGATCGTATACCCGGTTTTGGCGGATAAAAAGATCAACCAGTTGCTGGAGCAGCATGTGGCGGCGACAATAGGCAACGACATCAAATACAGCGGTTACCAGGATATTGCCCAGCAGTTTATGCAGCAATATGAAACCGACCGTGCAGCCAATAAGGACCGGAGGTTTACCTGGTTTATGGGCATGAATATGACGGTGCAGTTAAATAAACCCGAACTCATCTCCATATTAAATACCTACTTCTATTACCAGGGCGGTGCTCATCCAAACACTGTCTTCCTGTCGTACAACATATCCCCGGCAAGCGGCCAGCTCCTCACGCTCGACTCGCTGCTCGTTCCTGGAAAACGTCAGGAACTCGAAAGCCTGGCCGAGCAGGTCTTTAGAAAAGACGAGGGGCTAAAGCCCACAGAAACACTTGCAGGGCGGTATTTTTTTATTGACGATCGCTTTGCACTGACTAAAACGTTCACATTTAATGAAAGCGGCATCATCTTCACGTATAGTCCGTACGAGATAAAACCTTACGCCGCCGGCAAAACCGATCTTCACATACCGCTGAAAGATCTTGAGGGTCTGATCAGGCCTGAGTACCTGAGCCAGTTAGCCGCGCATTGA
- a CDS encoding LLM class flavin-dependent oxidoreductase gives MELGIGMFGDLANDRQTGKPRSAETKLREIIEQIKLADEIGLDVFGLGEHHRPDYAVSSPEIVLAAAASVTKNIKLMSTVTVLSSAEPVKVYQDFATLDLLSGGRAEIGVGRGSFIESFPLFGYDLKHYNQLFEEKLDLLLKINNSNGPVSWSGQLRAPLVNQTVLPRASRDGKLPVWIAVGGTPESVLRAARLGLPLIIAIIGGMPAQFQPLVEFYKQEYISHGHPAEEMQIGIHSHSFLSEDEAGASEYFDNYAEQMNRIGASRGWAPYTRAQYNGGRSKEGALFIGDASAVTDKILYMHELFGITRFIGHMDVGDPSHKNMMRSIELFGTQVAPAIRKALGS, from the coding sequence ATGGAATTAGGCATTGGAATGTTTGGCGACCTCGCCAACGATCGGCAGACCGGGAAACCAAGATCGGCAGAGACGAAACTTCGGGAAATCATCGAGCAGATCAAACTTGCTGATGAGATAGGTCTGGACGTGTTCGGGCTAGGCGAGCACCACCGCCCTGATTACGCTGTATCGTCGCCCGAGATCGTGCTGGCCGCGGCGGCGAGCGTAACGAAAAACATCAAGTTGATGAGCACAGTAACGGTGCTTAGTTCGGCAGAACCGGTGAAAGTGTATCAGGACTTTGCGACGCTCGATCTTTTGTCGGGCGGCCGTGCCGAAATAGGTGTAGGCCGGGGCAGCTTCATTGAGTCCTTCCCTTTGTTCGGGTACGACCTTAAACATTACAATCAGCTTTTTGAAGAGAAGCTCGACCTCCTGTTAAAGATTAATAACAGCAATGGCCCAGTGAGCTGGTCGGGACAGCTCCGCGCACCGCTGGTTAATCAGACCGTATTGCCCAGGGCCTCGCGAGACGGCAAACTTCCCGTCTGGATCGCTGTAGGCGGCACCCCGGAGTCTGTGCTTCGCGCAGCAAGATTAGGTCTGCCGCTCATCATTGCCATTATTGGCGGCATGCCGGCACAGTTCCAGCCATTGGTTGAATTCTACAAACAGGAATACATCAGTCATGGTCACCCGGCCGAAGAAATGCAGATCGGCATACACTCACATTCTTTCTTGAGTGAAGACGAAGCGGGAGCGAGCGAATATTTCGACAACTATGCGGAACAAATGAACCGGATAGGCGCCTCAAGAGGTTGGGCTCCCTATACCCGGGCACAGTACAATGGCGGTCGGAGCAAGGAAGGCGCATTGTTCATCGGCGACGCATCGGCTGTGACCGACAAAATTTTGTATATGCACGAACTGTTTGGCATAACGCGATTTATCGGACATATGGATGTGGGTGACCCTTCTCATAAGAACATGATGCGTTCTATAGAGCTTTTCGGCACACAGGTAGCGCCTGCGATCCGAAAAGCCTTAGGGAGTTGA
- a CDS encoding aspartate aminotransferase family protein: protein MISNKELFLLNTAQTSLSPRMLEIERAEGLYLYDRSGKAYMDLVSGFAVSNIGHRHPAVIKAIEEQLQKYMHLTVYGEFVQTPMVQFAARLAEVLPDPLDNVYFVNSGAEATEGALKLAKRYTGRSRILSCHNAYHGSTHGALSVMGNEYYKEKYRPLLPDIDFIYFNDEEGLEQINTSTACIILETVQGEAGIRVASPAYMQKLRERCTETGTLLIMDEIQAAFGRTGKLFAFEHYGIVPDILLLAKAMGGGMPIGAFISSKQIMSVLAENPILGHITTFGGHPVSCAAGLAALNVILQENLLAEVPAKEQLFRSLLVHPLIREVRGVGLMLCIQLDHFEQVEKVSEIATRNGVIIDWFLHCETALRIAPPLIISEEEIRKACAVILDALDQL, encoded by the coding sequence ATGATCAGCAACAAGGAGCTTTTTCTGCTCAATACTGCACAAACTTCCCTCTCGCCCAGGATGCTGGAGATAGAGCGTGCGGAAGGATTGTATCTGTACGACAGGTCAGGCAAGGCTTATATGGATCTGGTATCCGGTTTTGCCGTGAGCAATATCGGTCACCGCCACCCAGCGGTCATAAAAGCCATAGAGGAACAACTGCAGAAGTATATGCACCTTACGGTGTACGGTGAGTTTGTGCAGACCCCTATGGTACAGTTTGCGGCCCGGCTTGCCGAGGTGCTTCCTGATCCGCTCGACAATGTTTATTTCGTCAACTCAGGCGCCGAAGCTACGGAAGGCGCCCTGAAACTTGCCAAGCGATATACCGGCAGATCACGGATACTGTCCTGCCATAATGCTTACCATGGTAGCACGCACGGTGCCCTCAGTGTTATGGGAAACGAGTATTATAAAGAAAAGTACAGGCCTTTGCTTCCAGATATAGATTTTATCTATTTTAACGACGAGGAAGGTTTGGAACAGATCAACACAAGCACAGCTTGTATAATTTTAGAAACCGTACAGGGCGAAGCGGGCATACGGGTAGCTTCACCAGCATACATGCAAAAGCTGAGGGAGCGCTGTACCGAAACAGGCACTTTGCTTATCATGGATGAGATTCAGGCGGCGTTCGGGCGTACCGGTAAACTCTTTGCTTTCGAGCATTACGGGATTGTGCCCGACATTCTGCTGCTGGCCAAGGCCATGGGCGGCGGAATGCCCATAGGCGCATTTATTTCTTCAAAACAGATCATGAGCGTGCTTGCGGAAAACCCCATCCTCGGGCACATCACCACCTTTGGTGGTCACCCGGTCTCCTGTGCTGCGGGCCTGGCTGCTTTAAACGTCATCCTTCAGGAAAACCTGCTGGCCGAAGTACCTGCAAAGGAGCAGCTTTTCCGTTCACTGCTGGTACACCCGCTTATCAGAGAGGTCAGGGGTGTCGGACTCATGCTTTGTATTCAGCTCGACCACTTTGAGCAGGTAGAAAAGGTGAGTGAAATCGCCACACGCAACGGCGTGATTATAGACTGGTTCCTGCATTGCGAAACCGCACTGCGTATCGCTCCGCCGCTCATCATTTCAGAAGAGGAGATCCGCAAGGCCTGCGCTGTAATCCTTGATGCCTTGGATCAGCTATGA
- a CDS encoding thiamine pyrophosphokinase, translating into MSSHHIIREKQEPALYVHRLGDFHEDYLGQMLEWSPTLIVSESEYDKALSLGLKVDLVVAKPAFSTLQEDTGLIPESDNALHAVLNHLAEAKYPAVNIIGAEVELHELEAFLDKLNIVLFTARDKAYAVKSGFKIWKPGGQLFALRPVAGLQVSNLKACDDRYEVETDGFVEFHFNAPYLFITEQL; encoded by the coding sequence ATGTCTTCACACCATATCATTCGCGAAAAACAGGAGCCTGCATTATATGTTCACCGGCTGGGCGACTTCCACGAGGATTACCTGGGCCAGATGCTGGAATGGAGTCCTACGTTGATCGTCAGCGAATCCGAATACGACAAGGCGCTTAGCCTGGGCCTCAAAGTGGATCTCGTTGTTGCAAAGCCGGCTTTCTCTACCCTGCAGGAAGATACAGGGCTTATCCCGGAAAGTGATAATGCGCTGCATGCCGTCCTTAACCATCTGGCGGAAGCAAAGTATCCGGCAGTCAATATTATCGGTGCAGAGGTAGAACTGCATGAACTTGAAGCCTTTCTGGACAAATTGAATATTGTCCTGTTTACGGCGCGTGATAAAGCTTACGCCGTGAAGTCCGGCTTTAAAATATGGAAGCCTGGCGGACAGCTCTTCGCGCTCAGGCCAGTCGCCGGACTGCAGGTGTCGAACTTAAAGGCCTGTGATGATAGGTATGAGGTAGAAACAGATGGCTTTGTTGAATTTCATTTTAATGCCCCGTATTTATTTATAACGGAGCAACTATAA
- a CDS encoding response regulator transcription factor: protein MRKRIFVAEDDKDIAYILNTLLTGEGYEVDVFNTLTDLKTAMAHQKPDLLLMDIMLPDGNGLDLCREIKNAEEPVLHPIFMMSAAVPLEKMVGKNGADAMISKPFKLDFVLNTIKCYISGQN from the coding sequence ATGAGAAAGAGAATTTTTGTAGCAGAGGACGATAAAGACATCGCATATATTTTAAACACACTGCTTACCGGCGAGGGGTATGAAGTGGATGTGTTTAATACGCTTACCGACCTGAAAACCGCTATGGCACATCAAAAGCCGGATTTATTGCTGATGGACATCATGCTGCCGGACGGCAACGGCCTGGATCTTTGCCGTGAAATAAAGAATGCAGAGGAGCCTGTCCTACACCCGATATTCATGATGTCGGCCGCAGTACCGCTTGAAAAGATGGTAGGTAAGAACGGTGCTGACGCGATGATCAGCAAACCGTTCAAGCTTGATTTCGTGCTTAACACGATAAAGTGTTATATCAGCGGTCAAAACTGA
- a CDS encoding TlpA disulfide reductase family protein has translation MLLKKAIALLMMLPFVASAQDKFEIAGKISGAGSDRKVVLSYVNAEGKSVKDSAVLKKGKFSLTGTTLYANKAYLSLLPLQKDTARRNSQGDYQEFYLEKGKYKVIGKDSVSTASITGTQAQADFNEYNAKTKVLFAQFKDITERFTKVYYAKVKDTVAIKTIQAEARPVHAKIEALVDSFIFSHPDSYVTLDLISANKTAVIDPVTFEPYYKILSPRVLASSAGKKLTAKYDKAKQIALGKTVDFTQPDAEGKEFKLSSLRGKYVLVDFWASWCVPCRAENPHLLKAYNELKDKNFEIVGVSLDETKAAWLNAVKHDGMPWIQVSDLKGFKTDIAVKYGISAIPQNFLINPEGVIVAKNLRGADVNKQIASYIK, from the coding sequence ATGTTATTAAAAAAGGCAATTGCCCTTCTGATGATGCTGCCGTTTGTTGCGTCGGCACAGGACAAATTTGAGATAGCGGGAAAGATTTCCGGTGCGGGCAGCGACAGAAAGGTAGTACTGAGCTATGTAAACGCCGAGGGAAAGAGTGTTAAGGATAGTGCAGTGTTAAAGAAGGGTAAGTTCAGCCTTACCGGCACTACGTTATATGCTAATAAAGCATATCTATCTTTGTTGCCTCTGCAAAAGGATACAGCCAGGCGCAATTCACAAGGCGATTACCAGGAGTTTTACCTTGAAAAGGGAAAATACAAGGTGATCGGCAAAGACAGTGTCTCGACGGCAAGCATTACCGGCACACAGGCGCAGGCAGATTTCAATGAATATAACGCTAAGACTAAAGTGCTCTTTGCACAGTTTAAGGACATTACGGAGCGATTTACCAAAGTGTATTATGCGAAAGTGAAGGATACTGTTGCGATCAAAACTATACAGGCTGAAGCCAGGCCGGTACACGCAAAGATCGAGGCATTGGTTGATTCGTTCATCTTTAGTCATCCCGACTCTTACGTAACGCTCGATCTGATCAGCGCAAACAAGACAGCGGTTATTGATCCGGTTACGTTTGAGCCGTATTACAAAATATTGAGCCCAAGAGTTCTGGCGAGTAGCGCAGGTAAAAAGCTGACGGCAAAGTACGACAAGGCCAAACAAATTGCGCTGGGGAAAACGGTCGACTTCACCCAGCCAGATGCTGAGGGTAAGGAGTTTAAGTTGTCTTCGTTAAGAGGTAAGTATGTCCTGGTCGATTTCTGGGCGAGCTGGTGTGTGCCCTGCCGTGCAGAGAATCCACATTTGTTGAAAGCCTATAATGAACTGAAGGATAAAAACTTTGAGATCGTTGGGGTTTCGCTTGATGAAACTAAAGCCGCATGGTTAAACGCTGTAAAGCACGACGGCATGCCATGGATACAGGTAAGTGACCTTAAAGGCTTTAAAACGGACATCGCCGTGAAGTATGGTATTTCAGCTATTCCGCAAAACTTCCTGATCAATCCAGAAGGTGTAATTGTCGCGAAGAATCTTAGAGGCGCGGATGTGAACAAGCAAATCGCATCTTATATAAAATAA
- a CDS encoding phosphodiester glycosidase family protein translates to MFKRPAFLLIMIFCLSGAYGQDTDSLALVRAKWTKKRIAKGVKLLVHHFSDKEMFGANQNISYLEVKQKKGRAPFALGSEQSVLRPTSAFGIAADALAAVNGTFFDVKNGGSVDFIKANAQVEQENRLDNNQRASHQRAAVAITDGRLDIYKWDGSDKWEQDLPATEVMTSGPLLRFEGKAQVLDSGAFNVLRHPRTAVGVKADGKVLLVTVDGRHTNAAGMSLFELSKVMRWLGCVNAINLDGGGSTTLWVHSTGVVNYPSDNRSWDHKGERKVANVILIKKKK, encoded by the coding sequence ATGTTTAAAAGACCGGCCTTTCTCTTGATCATGATCTTCTGTTTAAGCGGAGCTTACGGCCAAGATACAGATTCTCTCGCTTTAGTCCGCGCCAAATGGACTAAAAAGCGCATCGCAAAAGGTGTAAAGCTTTTGGTTCATCACTTCAGTGACAAGGAAATGTTTGGGGCCAACCAGAACATCAGTTACCTGGAAGTGAAGCAAAAAAAAGGACGGGCGCCTTTTGCGCTCGGCAGCGAACAGTCGGTGCTTCGGCCGACCAGTGCTTTTGGTATTGCTGCAGATGCCCTGGCGGCGGTCAACGGCACCTTCTTTGACGTCAAAAACGGCGGTTCGGTTGATTTTATCAAGGCAAATGCTCAGGTTGAACAAGAGAACCGTTTGGATAATAATCAACGGGCGTCACATCAGCGTGCAGCTGTGGCAATTACAGACGGGCGATTGGATATATATAAATGGGACGGCAGCGACAAATGGGAACAGGATCTTCCGGCTACGGAAGTAATGACCAGCGGCCCGCTGCTCAGGTTTGAGGGAAAAGCCCAGGTGCTCGACAGCGGCGCATTCAATGTTTTGCGGCATCCGCGAACGGCTGTTGGTGTGAAGGCAGATGGGAAAGTGTTACTCGTCACTGTCGACGGTCGACATACAAACGCCGCCGGGATGAGCTTGTTTGAACTCAGCAAGGTGATGCGCTGGCTTGGATGTGTAAACGCGATCAATCTCGATGGCGGAGGTTCTACGACGCTTTGGGTACACAGTACAGGTGTGGTAAACTATCCCTCCGACAACCGATCCTGGGACCATAAAGGCGAGCGTAAAGTCGCCAATGTTATTCTCATCAAGAAAAAGAAATAA
- a CDS encoding class I SAM-dependent methyltransferase — protein sequence MFHKESYDRHGDWYNQQFPTEESKRAYLTKRKPLDSPDLATWLQQLFFDCLDPLLKSGRSEWLTIGDPYGFDAEYILKKGSNAIASDLNTDMLSVAFNEGIIKEYRSENAEQLSLADQEVDYVLCKESYHHFPRPYAAMYEMMRVSRKGIVIIEPQDPVSKMPLLLFIVNTMGAISDKLVRKFWKNRFSYEPVGNFVYKVSEREFEKFAAGLDLPMVAFKRFNPNFYFKGADDVPTKMSNGKFRKVYWKKSLLDTLVKLRIIPSQVLGTIIFKQMPTAEAQEQLKAAGYHLLKMPSNPYLNS from the coding sequence ATGTTTCATAAAGAGAGTTACGACAGGCATGGCGACTGGTACAATCAGCAGTTTCCAACGGAAGAATCAAAGCGGGCATACCTGACTAAAAGGAAGCCCCTGGACTCGCCCGACCTGGCTACCTGGCTTCAGCAGTTGTTCTTCGATTGTCTGGATCCCCTGTTAAAAAGCGGTCGGTCGGAATGGCTCACCATCGGCGATCCCTACGGATTCGATGCGGAGTATATCCTGAAGAAAGGAAGCAATGCGATCGCGTCAGACCTTAATACCGACATGCTTTCGGTAGCGTTTAATGAGGGCATTATCAAAGAATACCGCTCAGAAAATGCAGAGCAACTTTCCCTTGCAGATCAGGAGGTCGACTATGTGTTGTGTAAAGAGTCCTACCACCATTTTCCGCGACCTTATGCCGCAATGTATGAAATGATGCGTGTGTCACGGAAGGGCATTGTGATCATTGAACCGCAGGACCCTGTCTCCAAGATGCCTTTGCTGCTCTTTATTGTGAATACTATGGGCGCTATAAGCGACAAGCTGGTTAGGAAGTTCTGGAAGAACAGGTTTTCTTATGAGCCTGTAGGCAATTTCGTTTATAAAGTGTCGGAACGTGAGTTTGAAAAATTTGCTGCGGGACTTGATTTACCTATGGTGGCTTTTAAGCGTTTTAATCCTAACTTCTATTTTAAAGGTGCGGATGATGTGCCTACCAAGATGAGCAACGGCAAATTTCGCAAAGTATACTGGAAGAAATCGCTCCTGGATACTTTGGTGAAACTGCGGATTATTCCCAGTCAGGTGCTCGGTACCATTATCTTCAAGCAAATGCCGACAGCCGAAGCGCAGGAGCAACTCAAGGCGGCGGGTTATCACCTGCTGAAGATGCCAAGTAATCCTTATCTCAATTCGTAA
- a CDS encoding ThuA domain-containing protein has product MFSSKYLKIHLLVFLAICASIIFYACKTVVPKPSTATESGKPARVLVFSKTKGFYHSSIPAGIAAIQKLGAENNFTVDTTKNSAYFVEDSLKNYSAVVFLSTTMDVLNSDQQVAFERYIQAGGGFVGIHAAADTEYDWPWFNKLVGAYFLSHPQISNAVVMVDDTTHISTKGLPKRWERRDEWYNYKNIQEGINVLARLDESTYEGGANGDNHPIAWYREFDGGRSFYTGGGHTDESFGEPLFLKHILGGIKYAIGTQPLDYSKAYAVKKPEDNRFIKTILSDDLNEPMELAVAPDGRVFFIERAGNFYVYTPSDGKTKLVYKFPVKAVDKYLNGLLGMTIDPDFAVNNYLYFFNTASAGDKVKQHISRFRISQDNVLDLQSEKVLIEIPIDLEVSAHTGGSMAWDKHKNLFISTGDNTVPFESDGFAPIDRRQNRLTFTAERSASNTNDLRGKILRIHPEADGSYTIPEGNLFPKGTANTRPEIYIMGCRNPYRISVDPVTSTLYWGEVGPDSGTDGVQGPRGYDEFNQAKQAGNYGWPYFVGDNKAYKMYDFATKQVGALFEASAPQNTSQYNNGLQALPPAQKPMVWYPYNRSAEFPEIGQGGRCAMGGPVYHFNPALQSPTKLPEYYDKGVFVYDWMRNWVYVLRLDENENYKRLEPFMETNGDFRRPVDIEIGPDGVMYMLEYGSVYGIDNVDARLVRIDYNGGNRAPIAKIETRDTIGLAPYKVNLASKSYDNDDDDQLTYEWRLENNQVASTNASLSYTFNNNGIYKAVLKVTDAGGLSSTDTLEIKVGNTLPQVAINTTSNASFFFPKAEAFKYQVDVKDNEDKVIDPKKVLVKLDYIAKVENNQSVVGHQQITPTYNYGKSLIAGSDCKACHQLDAKSVGPSFVQISKRYAANKAAVDLLSKKIIKGGGGVWGPHAMSAHPQISTEEASEMVKYILSLTAKKTNTALPQKGSAMLDRHLDTKDQGRYIFSASYTDKGGAITPLTKKETLVLRPAKVQAEEADVLSNVQKNKTYLGSIHNKSYFVIKNVDLKSIKQLTYFYASANRDATIEVRADSPKGVLVSTVNYTATGNWDTFKTLTAPVTDPGGRHDLYFILLKSAAPNRDLISIDWISFDR; this is encoded by the coding sequence ATGTTTTCATCCAAGTATCTCAAAATACACCTGCTTGTATTTTTGGCGATTTGTGCTTCAATAATTTTTTATGCCTGCAAGACCGTAGTTCCAAAACCATCGACAGCAACCGAGTCGGGCAAACCGGCAAGGGTATTGGTTTTCTCTAAGACCAAAGGCTTCTATCATAGTTCTATACCCGCAGGTATCGCGGCTATTCAGAAGCTGGGAGCGGAAAACAATTTTACGGTCGACACCACCAAGAACTCTGCTTACTTTGTTGAAGACAGTTTAAAAAATTATAGCGCTGTCGTGTTCCTGAGCACCACAATGGATGTGCTGAACAGCGATCAGCAGGTGGCATTCGAACGCTACATCCAGGCAGGCGGTGGCTTCGTCGGTATTCATGCGGCGGCCGATACGGAGTACGACTGGCCATGGTTTAATAAACTGGTCGGCGCCTACTTTTTAAGTCACCCCCAAATCAGCAATGCAGTAGTGATGGTAGACGATACCACACATATATCGACCAAAGGATTGCCAAAGCGCTGGGAGCGCAGGGACGAATGGTACAACTATAAAAACATACAGGAAGGCATCAACGTACTGGCGCGCTTAGACGAAAGCACCTACGAAGGTGGAGCCAATGGCGATAATCACCCGATTGCCTGGTACCGGGAATTTGATGGCGGTCGCTCTTTTTACACCGGGGGCGGACATACCGACGAGAGCTTCGGTGAGCCTCTTTTTCTTAAACATATACTTGGAGGCATCAAATACGCTATCGGAACTCAGCCTTTAGACTACAGCAAAGCTTACGCGGTTAAAAAGCCCGAAGACAACCGCTTTATCAAGACCATCCTGTCGGACGACCTTAACGAGCCTATGGAACTGGCTGTTGCGCCAGACGGCCGGGTCTTCTTCATTGAGCGTGCAGGTAATTTTTATGTCTACACGCCGTCCGACGGCAAGACAAAGCTTGTCTACAAATTCCCGGTAAAGGCTGTAGATAAATACCTGAATGGATTGCTGGGCATGACCATCGATCCTGACTTTGCCGTAAATAATTATTTATACTTTTTTAATACTGCTTCTGCCGGCGATAAGGTGAAGCAGCACATCTCCCGTTTCCGGATCAGTCAGGATAACGTACTCGACCTCCAGTCTGAAAAAGTACTGATCGAAATACCCATCGATCTGGAAGTAAGTGCACACACCGGCGGGTCTATGGCATGGGACAAACATAAGAACCTGTTTATTTCCACGGGCGACAACACCGTGCCGTTTGAGTCGGACGGATTCGCGCCTATAGACAGACGTCAGAACCGCCTGACCTTCACTGCCGAGCGTTCGGCTTCGAACACAAACGACCTTCGGGGCAAGATATTAAGGATCCACCCCGAGGCCGACGGAAGTTACACCATTCCCGAAGGCAACCTCTTTCCTAAAGGAACAGCCAATACACGTCCGGAGATTTATATTATGGGATGCCGTAACCCATACCGGATATCGGTAGACCCGGTAACTTCAACGCTGTATTGGGGTGAGGTGGGTCCGGATTCGGGTACTGACGGTGTGCAGGGACCACGCGGTTATGACGAGTTTAATCAGGCCAAACAGGCGGGCAACTATGGCTGGCCGTATTTTGTGGGCGACAATAAGGCTTATAAAATGTATGATTTCGCCACGAAGCAAGTCGGCGCCCTGTTCGAAGCATCAGCCCCGCAGAACACTTCGCAGTATAACAATGGATTGCAGGCCCTTCCACCGGCGCAGAAACCGATGGTTTGGTATCCGTATAACCGCTCTGCTGAGTTCCCTGAAATTGGCCAGGGTGGCCGTTGTGCCATGGGCGGACCGGTGTACCATTTCAATCCGGCACTTCAATCGCCTACCAAACTACCTGAGTACTACGATAAGGGCGTGTTTGTGTACGACTGGATGCGGAACTGGGTGTATGTGTTGCGTCTTGACGAGAACGAAAACTACAAAAGACTGGAGCCGTTTATGGAAACTAACGGCGACTTCAGAAGGCCGGTCGACATAGAGATCGGACCTGACGGCGTAATGTATATGCTGGAATACGGTTCAGTATATGGTATTGATAACGTTGATGCACGCTTGGTGCGGATCGATTACAACGGAGGCAACCGTGCTCCGATCGCTAAGATCGAAACGCGTGATACCATCGGCCTGGCACCTTACAAGGTTAACCTGGCCTCGAAGAGCTATGACAATGATGACGACGACCAGCTGACCTACGAATGGCGCCTTGAAAACAACCAGGTTGCTTCAACCAATGCCAGCCTAAGCTATACTTTTAACAATAATGGCATTTACAAGGCAGTGCTTAAGGTTACTGATGCAGGCGGACTGAGCAGTACCGATACCCTGGAAATTAAAGTTGGAAATACCTTGCCGCAAGTAGCCATCAACACAACCAGCAATGCTTCCTTCTTCTTTCCTAAAGCTGAAGCGTTCAAATACCAGGTAGACGTAAAGGACAACGAGGACAAGGTTATTGATCCTAAAAAAGTACTGGTTAAACTGGATTATATTGCAAAGGTGGAGAACAACCAGTCCGTTGTGGGGCATCAGCAGATCACGCCGACCTATAATTACGGTAAATCGCTTATTGCCGGGAGTGATTGTAAGGCTTGTCACCAGTTGGATGCCAAATCGGTAGGCCCCTCATTTGTGCAGATCTCCAAACGGTATGCTGCCAATAAAGCTGCCGTAGATTTGCTGTCGAAAAAGATCATCAAAGGCGGCGGCGGTGTTTGGGGTCCGCACGCGATGAGTGCACACCCGCAGATATCTACTGAGGAAGCTTCTGAAATGGTCAAGTACATCTTGTCGCTTACCGCTAAGAAAACCAATACGGCACTGCCGCAAAAAGGTAGTGCAATGCTCGACAGGCACCTGGACACCAAAGATCAGGGACGATATATCTTCTCTGCGTCTTACACAGACAAAGGCGGTGCAATTACCCCGCTTACCAAAAAGGAAACGCTGGTGTTACGTCCGGCAAAGGTGCAGGCAGAGGAAGCTGATGTGCTAAGCAATGTACAGAAGAATAAAACCTATCTGGGCAGTATTCACAACAAGTCATACTTCGTGATTAAAAATGTGGACCTCAAGTCGATCAAGCAGCTGACCTATTTCTACGCTTCGGCGAATAGGGATGCGACCATAGAGGTTCGTGCAGATTCGCCTAAAGGAGTTCTGGTGAGCACGGTAAACTATACCGCTACGGGCAACTGGGATACCTTCAAAACCCTGACCGCACCGGTTACCGATCCGGGAGGTCGCCACGATCTTTACTTCATATTGTTAAAAAGCGCTGCACCAAACCGTGATCTGATCAGCATAGATTGGATCAGTTTTGACCGCTGA